A window of Amaranthus tricolor cultivar Red isolate AtriRed21 chromosome 8, ASM2621246v1, whole genome shotgun sequence genomic DNA:
GTATCGTCATGATTTCATAAATCCACATTCCGTTCACGGAAGAATGCTTTTCAGCAAACTCTCATGAGGATGACTCGAGTGTCTTTTGCGAGATGCAAAAGGGGATTATGTTTTACTAACACGATATAAAATTTTGGATTTTTTCTGTAATCTGCTTGTAGTTTTTCGACTCTCCTTTTCTCCTATTTCTGGGCTCGTTCTCAAGAAAATTCTCCTATATCTACTTTGGATCCAATCTATAAGAGGCAAGTATCATACTTGTTTCGGTTTGCAGGTATTCAGACCCGTTGAATAATTGTTTTATCACATTGTTTACAAGGCCGTGCACTTGTTATCGTAAGCGATCACTAGTTCGCGAATAAATGACATTGTTCTCAAAAAACCAATGATAATTATCGGATAATATCCCAGAAAAGATGGAATTTGTTGCAGAAAAGATGGAATTTGTTGCAAATAATTGTATTAATCGCATAATTCTATACAAGACTTTTGCCTGGTTTTACCTTTGCTACCCTTATTTCTTTGATTGCCTTCATTGAGAAGAGAAACTTGCTATACATAGTATAACAATAATGTAATTCTTTGAAacgaaataatacaaaaaactaTGTATAAAGTCTTAAGCAGCAGGAAGATCAGCCAACCAGGGAAGCAACTTTTCATGGACGGGAGCAGGTCTATCATCATGAGGACAGTGCCCGACACCATTGAGGACGAAAAGAGTCACATTTGGGTTGCTTGAAGGCAACGCCATGAAGTATTTACCGACAGGACCATCAAGTGGAGTAAATGGATCTTGATCACCCCACAAAACCAGAGTAGGTACTAAAATTTTGGGCATCAACTTGACTGGACTTGGTCCTGGAGGTCCGGTTATGATTGAAACAAAAGCATCCAGTGCACCTTCATCATCGGCAGGTTCCTTAATGATCTGCATTTCTCCCATGATACAGAACTGGTTACTCGTACTCATTCGATGAAAAAGTAGAAACATATACTATGGTGGGCACTTGGGTGTACTACGAAATTTCTATTACCATGATTATTAGAACTCAAGTCAAGAAAACATTTCCTTAGCCATTAAAATGGGATTTCATTGCAAGATACTCCAATGTTCCAATCAAGTAGCCCATTTGCGTTTGGCACGAAAACTAAGACATTGGGATTAGTGGGTTAAAGTAGTGGGGTATTTAAGAAAAAGAGAGAGCATATAGAGAGATAAAGTGGTGGGGtcatatctaaaaataaaatgaggCAAATTCATTAGGATGTACTAGAATAGAAAATGGGGCAGATTGAGTGGGACAGAGAGTGAAAATCAACATCATTGCCATTTCCACCATGTTTTCCTAATTTCCTATTAGCTTGTAATGGTACATACACACtttacctctcaacaatataCTACAAAAGTTTATATTTGTTCACAACAGTGATTGTTGAGCTACAATGTTGAAAACTCTAAGCTTAAAATACTTGACTTACTCCCTCCAGTTCATTATGTTTGTTCACATTGGACCACTATTGTTAACTATTAGAAACTCTGAACATGTCTTAAATATAATATTGGTTTGTTATTAAACTATTATTGACCCACTTGTCTTAAAATCTGGATTCATATAAGTACAATTTCAAAAGTGATGCTAaatatttcctttttaatttcttatatgTAGCCTTAAAAGCTAGGAATGTCTATATCCGAtacaaaaagaaatttaatggTCAGTTTGTTATTGGAGAGACCTTCAGGCTTCAAGGCGTTAAACAGCATACTGACCCATCCCCCCACCCCAAGAAAAACAGAGCTTGTACATGATCGTATAATAAAGACTCAAAGAGTAGAGAAATTCTGAGATGCACAACAAAGTATGTTTGATTTTGCTTGAAAATAGGACAAAATGATTAGCGTGGGGGGAGTAATAACTTTTCTATTAAAAGTGAGAACAATTCTTATGGCGTAAGAAAAATGGGTAGGTAAATAAACCCTCTGAGAGTTAGAGCTAATTAGCTTAATTGGTACTCCATGTCCAATTGGACATTCTCCTCTTGCTTCATAGAAAACAATACCAAGTGGTTGGGCCAACTTAGGTGAGAGGAGAGatagaaaaaaaattcccaaatatAGAAAGGCGGCAATCTCATCTGGACACCCCAAATAGAAAATGGAGCACTCTCACATACACAAAGGACGATAAAGTTTTGCGTTTTACGGTAAAAGGTCGAATTAAAACATGTCTGCGTCATATTCATGCCTGTTACAACTCCTCGTACACACACAAATAGGGGTTCTAGTAAGAGATAGAATAATCATACCTCAACCAATGTGTCATCAACAGATTCTTTATTACCGTAGACAGACATTAAGACATTGCGCAAGTTCTCTCTGCAAGGAAAGGAAATCGGTATATCACTGTATCAGCTAAATAGGCTTTCAGATTCTAGAAATTTGATCCAGAAAATTGAACCTTTGTTTCGCACGTTCAAAGATAGCTGATGCTATAGCTTTTTGCATCAGGAGAAAGTCGACCAACCAAAGTAGAGGTAAGAGCAGTTTGATTCTCCAATCATCGACAATTGCTTTGTTATTCATGCCACCAGAACAATTTAACAAGACAAGTCCCTTGACAAGAGGTTTAGATCTTTGACATGATTCTGGTCAAATACGacagaagaaaataatgaaaatggatAAGCAATCAGCAAGGCAATCTCTACTCTTTTCTCCTTGCAAACATTATAGATTTTGTAATTTTCATTCCATGAAAAGGTACAGAAAACCAACCTGAGGTACTAATTACACAGGCAAGACTTCCGACAGAATTGCCTACAAGAACAGCTGGCTCTTGAACAACTTCATTCAGGAAATCCAAGATCAACTGTTGAAAATGAGCCAAGTGGAGTGATCTGCAATGACTGAATACTTAACAGTAGATTAACATAGCATTTAAAGCATCAAGCTTAACTACAATATATACCCCTGCCCAAACTTCCATAGTATACATAAATCCTGCTGGCTTTTCAGATAAACCAAATCCAAGAAGATCAATTGCATAGACCGTGTGATCTTGGGCCAACGTTGTGATATTCCTACAATTAATTCAACCAAAGAAAATTAAGTAACTTCAGAAATGAGAAAACCATACTTCTCCTTCCTCTGCCAACATAGCTAAAGCACTATATCTAATTATCCTACTCTTTTTTATGAATTATGAGAAACTGCAATAAAAGTATTGCTTCAAAGTTTGGAACCGTTGAGAACTTGAAACCAGGTTATAGGAAGACTAAGATAATCCAGATGACATGAAGAACATGACAACAAATTAAAACTTGCCAAAAACCAAGTGCAGTTTTAGGAAACtctttttttgtttggttttgtagccgatagttataataaataattctctGATTTGGTTGCATCATAGATACTATGATTTCAGCTTGGATCAAGTATAGAATGCTTTCAAAGGTGAAAGTAGAATTGCAACACAAGGAGACCTTTGAATAACCACATGCACACGCTATGTCATTTTATTCAAGTTTTAAGTACAAGTATCAAAGGAGCACTAACAGCTTGATCGAAGTATAGATACTCTAAACTAAGTTACTAGATAATCATCCATATGATGACAGAAATACCTTATAAGTATGGCTTAGCATAAAGATGAACCAAAGTGCAAAAATGTGGTTTCAGTTGCAGTCAAGATACGAGCTTTGCGGTCAATACAATCACGGTCGCGCTAAGCTCAAAAAACCTTTTGCATATGAGACGAGTCCCAACATAAGGTACATATCACCAATTTGCATCCTTAAACCACCAGAGTtcatttttttctaaatatCCTCCATAATAAGTCATTAAAGTCCTTCCTCCCATatccatatgattttgggatgatatctctTCGGCTTATAAAATATTTACAGCCCGTATTGACAATAAGTCCAATCTAATTTAACATGTTGAAGTACCTATTGTTAAGAATTGTCCTACTTCAAAGAAATACCACTAAACTTATAAACTTGAGGAGTAACTAGGTTTTAGTAGTGAACCTCAATTACCCTTTCACTTCTATGTTTGGGTTGCTCAGgcccattttttaaaatttaacataGGTGGGAGCCAATAATGCCATTGAGGGTGATGAAATGTCGTTATTTTTAAGCAACATAATTGGTCgagtttatttaatgtaagcCTTCCGCAATAATGAGCATTACACTACAGTCTAAGTAATTGAATTAGCAGAACAAATTGTATAATAGTCTAGTTTAGAACCAGCATAATAATGGAACATTGAGTAAACATGTACAAATAAAAGAGACATAAGCAGTGAAGAAACCTTCTCCAGTGAGGAATAGAAGCACCAAAACCATGTACAAGGAGCAAAGGTGGGCGGCGAACATCTCCGCTTCCCGATAATGGAGGTTGAACCAAGTAATTGATTGAGTAGCGGTCTCTCCACAGCCATTTACGGGATTTCTCTTTGATTTCGCTCACCTCCAAAACTTTTCCAGAAGGAGGAGTGGAAGTAGAAGTGGTGGTACTTGTAATTGAGGATGACACAGACATTTGAAGTGAGTAACGAGGAGACAGAATTAGGCTACTAGGTCTAGGAATAGAAGTAGTTCCATAGTGACATTGACGGTGTAGTTGGTGATGGCGAGGAAGCCATGGAAGTAGAGAAGGTGAGAAAAATAATGGAGATGAAGCTGCCATAACCAGAGACATTACTGTTGGTTTGTTGCCAGTTGCCACAACCAGCGTCACTCACTCTGGAGTCTCTCTTTACTCTATCCCCCTGGAGCCCTTTTATTTGGTGATGGATTGCAAATCTCAATTTTATATGTgctgaaaattttgaaattctttcctaaaataattatcgcaataaaataaaatttactgaTTTTATAAATTCCAAATTTTCACACTATTGTTCACGTAGAATTGGAATATATTTATGGTATACGCTAAAAGAAAAAAGGTGAGTTGATTATTTTTTCTATAATGTACTAGAGTAGCATATTTGGAATTGATTCGGAATACATAGAATAATTAATGAGACTAAATTAAAGTCTTAAATAGGTGGTATTTGAAAAAATCGACAGATTTAATACTTTTAGGCATTTCTCCTCTATTGATTGGTCAAGTCACACATCAAATGCCGTAAATCATTTGCTACTTATGCTTGTGATCCTATTAATTGTATCTGAAATTTCGCTAATCGCACCTAACATAAACCTACAATCGactattttttaagaaaaaaatttgatgatgaataataaaaacaatttttataACCTATGCAACTAGTTTATAagtttaaacaataaatttagtaattattttgaattagattatgtaaatataataatattttagaaaagatttcaaatgaaatttcaaataatttatcaattttaccgtAATAAAAATTGATTCTTTGCGGATTTTTGGGAGATAGATCGAAAAAATTGATCTAGGGCATCATTTTTTTGGggcaaaaatcaaaagaaactACTTCCTACTTCTATATTGTTGAAGAATCTTAGATTTGTATTTCAGTCTTTCTACCCAAAATTTCACCTATCTGGCCCATGAGTTCGttacatttttcattataattcaTCCCTATCTTAGTTTACCACATTTCTCCACCACTTTCTTTCACTATCATccacaaattttaattttaatgtctTATTCTCCAATATAATGCTCTTTGACTCGTTTTTACTtgattttcacttttctttcatTTATATGCTtagtatttttcttatttatatttatttattaatttttatcaaagGTAACTTATGGTATAAGATGCAAGTTTACAAGTAGctgtaagaaaaatattttcggAAGATTTATCTTGAGCTGGGGGACTCTTTGACCGACATCCTTCTTTATATGTATGGGTTGTTGTTTtgtttccctccccagaccttaCTTATAGTTTCTATGAACAGAAAacactggatatgatgatgatgattctcCCGACAATTAAAATAGTTGATATTTGTGCTGATCCGTTTGATAGGTCATAGGACTCAACTCAAGAGTCGAGACTAAGAGAGTAAAGAAAATTGAGCACGAGAACAATAAATCGTAATTGAACAGATAATGCAGCAATAAATACAATATCAACTTTCCCTCTAAACATAAAAACTAGGCAGGCTGGTTTATCTTGTCTGGAAACAATCTAACAAAAAGAACGAGAAACCAAGTACAAATCCAAAACTGTTGACGCGCCCAAGCATTTAGCAGCTCCCATCAAACATAACAATTCCTCTACTCATCATTCTGACTCTCGTCCTTAACGAGCTTGATCATGTCATCTATTCTAAGAATTGTGATAGCCGCCTCTGTCGCAAACTGAAAAACAAGCTCAAAAGATTTAGAATGCTGATCAACTCACACTATCATCTGTCTAAAGAGATCTCATTAAGTTTAGGGATAGTGTAAACATTCTACCTGAATGATTTTGACTTTGCTCATTGCGGGCTCAATGACTCCAGCTTCCAGATTGTTACGAACACTGCCCTTGTACAAATCCAATCCCATACTGCAAATAACGGGTTTACAAAAGTGAGTCGAACACTCGGGCTATAAAATCAGTATGTATTAAACGATGATCAACTGCTTTTTACTTGTTAGGGTAAGGTGATTCCTTGTTGAAGAAAGAAATAGTTCAAGGTCCTAGTAAGCATTAGTGATATGATAAAGCTTACCCTTGTCGTACACTTGTTAGTGATAGTAAAGACGTTTTCGATTGACCCTTGGTGGTAAACATCCTATTCAACTTTCTATAAATAAgtacacatgatttaatgagtcatctttactatagtccattataatcgaAAACCAAAGAAGTATAAATCTTTGGCCCTATCAAAATAAAGGACATTAAAAATTGAGCACTCGATATTAGAATATAATAATCCATCAAACCCATCAACTTTAATCGTATAACATCAcctaacttttatttttattttttatttttctttttaataattaCTCCCGTTCTATTTACTTGCAGCATAAACCCACTAATTTGTGAGAATCTGTAGGATCATGTTCCAATTTTATAGAgctaagggaaggattagtcatTGGCCAATTAAACTCTAAAAACACAGTACTAAAGTGCTTGAATTTGATAAAGCTTCAACTTTGTAGGGGTATAGACGAGCCAAGCCATAGCGTAGTACCACTCGGCTCGGGCCCACTAAAATTCAAGCTCAAACCGACTAGAGCTTGATCGAGCCTATAAACTTGAGGCTTGACCTGGCTCGATTCGAGGCCAAGCCTACTAATGAACTCCAACTTAAAATATGCTCTTATACAAGGACGTATATAATTTTGACTATTTTGTAGAAActctaaatgaaatgaaaagtcCATCAATTTCTAATTATTTATCAACTATAACTTAAATATTATATTCTTTTATATAAATTCAAGCAGATCAGGCTTTCGAGTTGAGTCCTGCTTGACTTCATTATATCAATGTTTAGAGCCATACCACTTAAGCTCGAGCAGATTCATTTCATGTTGAACAGTGAATGTGTTTAGGCCGTGAATCAAATTAAGCTCCAATAGCTCTCAAGCGTAACAATCTCATTTACCTTTACTCCATTGAAGTGATATTATATACCAATCACAATGCACCAAAAGTAGACTTGTGAAAACGGTCAGTTGGGTCAATATTggtttgataattttttatcaagTTATTTTCGAGTAAGATTCCTTTTGGGTCGGTCATTTCGAGTTTGGCAGGTTTCGAGTAGACCCAATAGTCAAGGACTCCAGTGCTTTAAATCTTTGTTTTCTTATCATTTGATGTTttgaaaatacatataaatttttttttattataaaacgaATTCTTATCATAGACTATAATTGAATATAGTAAAATGCCTCactaaatcatgtgcacttcttattatgtgaagttgcacatgacgTTTGCTACAAGGGATCTATCGTAAACAACTTCTTTGTTAGTGATATACATCTgaaggtgggagccacttaattgcattggggtaatgaaatgtAGTATAAAAAGAATTCTCACGATAAGGACCAATATACAATGTCCAAAGCTTGAATGAGGGAATATTaactcaaaaaacaaaaattgactAAAAATATGATGGGGCTTGACTCAAATGTGATGGTGCGGAACTGAAGAAAATTGAAATACAACATGATGGGTCAAAACATTTGGCTTCAGTTTATAATCGGGTTTGAACTTTGACCCAGACACCCAAATTTTGTTTTATGGGTCGGATAATGTTCGAGTCACATGTTCGAGCAATTTGGGTCCCATTGTGTTGTGGTTGGGGACGGACGTTTCCAGATCGTAGAACGTGGCTACGTTCCACGTTCCATGTAACTATGATAAAATGGTAATGGGCAGCAAAATTACACAACAGCACCTTAACAATAGTAAAATACTCTGCTCTCACCAATTGGATAGGAAAGAGAAGGGGTTAACAACACAAACATTACCTTGACAAATGCTGCTTGTCAGCCTTAGTCTGTGCAGCATGATGGTAAGCTCGAAGTTTGGCAACAAGCTCAATGGCATCCTTTGCAGCATTTACAGCAAGCACCTACACAAGAAAACAACAAATCTGAAACTCACAGACCACAGAAAGCCTAAGGCTCTCACAATCAAAGTACAATACCTTAGGTATAATAAGCAAGGCTTCAGCAAATTCTGCAATTGCCAATTGCTCCCTTGATCCTAATGTTGTAGCTAGGTACTCCAAGTACACAGATAATGCAGCCTCAACCGCACCACCACCAGCTACTACCTGAATAAATAGAAAtaggaaagaaagaaaattgtATACTTCAGAGTTTTTCCCGGAGGCAATGAAATAAATTATCATGATTACCCTTTCAAAAATACAGCAGGGATTATgatcagtgtcacatgattcgctaatatCCTCGTgaatcgcaaatcaaaaaaagcgaattatggtcggtctTTGGGCTATTCTTGAACAAATTTGAGTGAATCGTGAATTTAAAA
This region includes:
- the LOC130820934 gene encoding uncharacterized protein LOC130820934 isoform X1: MSLVMAASSPLFFSPSLLPWLPRHHQLHRQCHYGTTSIPRPSSLILSPRYSLQMSVSSSITSTTTSTSTPPSGKVLEVSEIKEKSRKWLWRDRYSINYLVQPPLSGSGDVRRPPLLLVHGFGASIPHWRRNITTLAQDHTVYAIDLLGFGLSEKPAGFMYTMEVWAGLILDFLNEVVQEPAVLVGNSVGSLACVISTSESCQRSKPLVKGLVLLNCSGGMNNKAIVDDWRIKLLLPLLWLVDFLLMQKAIASAIFERAKQRENLRNVLMSVYGNKESVDDTLVEIIKEPADDEGALDAFVSIITGPPGPSPVKLMPKILVPTLVLWGDQDPFTPLDGPVGKYFMALPSSNPNVTLFVLNGVGHCPHDDRPAPVHEKLLPWLADLPAA
- the LOC130820934 gene encoding pheophytinase, chloroplastic isoform X2, with translation MFAAHLCSLYMVLVLLFLTGEGISQRWPKITRSMQLIFLDLVYLKSQQDLCILWKFGQGSLHLAHFQQLILDFLNEVVQEPAVLVGNSVGSLACVISTSESCQRSKPLVKGLVLLNCSGGMNNKAIVDDWRIKLLLPLLWLVDFLLMQKAIASAIFERAKQRENLRNVLMSVYGNKESVDDTLVEIIKEPADDEGALDAFVSIITGPPGPSPVKLMPKILVPTLVLWGDQDPFTPLDGPVGKYFMALPSSNPNVTLFVLNGVGHCPHDDRPAPVHEKLLPWLADLPAA